The following are encoded in a window of Ruminiclostridium herbifermentans genomic DNA:
- a CDS encoding bacteriohemerythrin, giving the protein MYEMKPEYFTGIDFIDEEHTKLFAIANECYDLLTNQFIEDMYDYILKVINELKDYTKYHFNHEEEYMKSIGYKKFLSHKVEHNDFIEKINSIDYEHIDNNQKDALLKLLDFLTAWLVNHILKQDTVIGK; this is encoded by the coding sequence ATGTATGAAATGAAACCAGAATATTTTACCGGAATTGATTTTATTGATGAGGAACACACAAAGCTATTTGCTATAGCAAATGAATGTTATGATTTGTTGACAAACCAATTTATAGAAGATATGTATGACTACATATTGAAGGTAATCAATGAATTAAAAGATTACACAAAATATCATTTTAATCACGAAGAAGAATATATGAAAAGCATTGGATACAAAAAATTTTTGTCACACAAGGTAGAACACAATGATTTTATTGAAAAAATAAATAGCATTGATTATGAACATATTGATAATAATCAGAAGGATGCCCTATTAAAGCTGCTGGATTTCTTAACTGCATGGCTTGTAAATCATATTTTAAAGCAGGACACAGTAATTGGCAAATGA
- a CDS encoding ABC transporter permease: protein MRQSIVLNTEKVTIKKKKKNAEGKKMFLYILPFLILSFAFSYFPLYGWVYAFFDYKPPLNLSQCDFVGLKWFKMLFTNSTQIKQLAKVMTNTFAISGLGLATSFLPVFFAILLNEIKVKWFKRTVQTLTTLPNFISWVMVFSAAFSLFSATGMVNSFLIDLGIITEPIKFLDSDSHTWLAMLLWSTWKGLGWGAIMYLAAIAGIDQELYEAARVDGAGRFRLMIHITLPALMPTFFVLAMLSIANFLNNGLDQYYVFQNSFNKQHIQVLDLYVYNIGIGGGNSPSLATAIGMLKSIVSITLLAGVNLLSKKVRGESII, encoded by the coding sequence ATGCGGCAATCAATAGTACTAAATACTGAGAAGGTTACGATAAAAAAGAAAAAGAAAAATGCTGAAGGAAAAAAAATGTTCCTTTACATATTACCGTTCTTAATTTTGTCCTTTGCATTTTCATATTTTCCATTGTATGGATGGGTTTATGCTTTCTTTGATTATAAGCCGCCGCTGAACTTATCTCAATGTGATTTCGTAGGGCTGAAATGGTTCAAAATGTTGTTTACAAATTCGACACAGATAAAGCAGCTTGCAAAAGTAATGACTAATACCTTTGCTATAAGTGGCTTAGGATTAGCTACTTCCTTTTTGCCTGTGTTTTTTGCCATTTTGCTCAATGAAATTAAAGTCAAATGGTTTAAAAGAACAGTTCAGACTTTAACTACACTTCCTAACTTTATCAGTTGGGTTATGGTGTTCTCAGCGGCATTCAGCTTATTTTCTGCGACTGGCATGGTAAATTCCTTTTTAATAGACTTGGGAATTATCACAGAGCCAATTAAATTTTTAGACAGTGATTCCCATACATGGCTCGCTATGCTACTTTGGAGTACTTGGAAGGGCTTAGGATGGGGAGCCATTATGTATCTTGCAGCCATTGCTGGTATTGATCAAGAGTTGTATGAGGCAGCAAGGGTTGATGGTGCTGGACGTTTTAGATTGATGATACATATTACACTACCTGCATTGATGCCTACCTTCTTTGTATTGGCAATGCTGTCAATAGCCAATTTCCTTAACAATGGATTGGATCAATATTATGTATTTCAAAATTCATTTAATAAACAGCATATTCAGGTTCTTGATTTATATGTGTACAATATTGGAATAGGCGGAGGTAATAGTCCTTCACTGGCAACGGCAATTGGAATGTTAAAGAGTATTGTCAGCATTACACTGTTAGCGGGAGTAAACTTATTATCTAAGAAGGTACGCGGTGAATCTATTATTTAG